A stretch of Chryseobacterium viscerum DNA encodes these proteins:
- a CDS encoding glycoside hydrolase family 38 C-terminal domain-containing protein, with translation MYNRYFILLVSFLISNIAYGQKKVPYFGNIQPINGYNREITGENIDYFSAFPDHATRALLTRTTDGAKTIEWETAPAPQKNTGPYVYFSWLVSHSSGTSGGIRNFDLYINDQKALTLSTYPANQRPDWISKAADSTAFVFHQTKMDGLKDSYGIAYLRVPISKITPGKPLRLKLVGQAQNSRDWFMTYKFTFEEKIDASSTPFILKDGKRLINLTTLHFGPDQKITATIDGKNNHSFTMPDGIKTFDIPVTLSSEGGEVQLVVTSGKKELLRKNIEAGKVVPRTLYFIHHSHTDVGYSHLQAEVEKIHTQNIYDAIKMVEETKNLPEEARFKWNVEALWDVENFMKNANAEDKKSFVKAVKEGGIGLSAMYGNILTGLSQPEELFHYTEYAQKLEKEFDLKINSAMMSDVPGFAWALVPALTSSGVKYFSSGPNYLGKTNPYLGDRVGNFVKNWGDKPVWWQSPSGKEKILFWTAGRGYSSWHGVHPGAVFETGQKKIAEYLNDLTQNNYPYDMVQWRYNIVADNGPIDPSVSRFVDEWNKKYTSPKIILSTNEKMFEVFEKKYGDQIPVVKGDISPYWEDGAMSTAKEEGINRNSSLKLQQLTTLYAMLNPAQYNNQKFYDAWRNVILFHEHTWGAFNSITAPDLPFVADQWKVKRQFSLDGNSLAEKLEKELLQPLTDPSSKTIAVFNTSSWTRSGMVTIPETVLGNAVQDISGNKIPLQKLQNGTMAFLAKDIPALGSVVYTVIKNKAATPSSFTITNTGISNGKVSLTWDLKTGSITRFTDNNSTNYAGSFNDQGLNSYWYVAGSDPKEAVSNADVKVKVLENGPVIARVSITSEAPGAKKLERIITLTAGSDEVALENIVDKKPVRTKESVHFGFPFNADFKNITIDAGYGTMKYLTDQLPGSNMDYWYSRRWVDASSAQKGMQWMMLETPLIEPAEMIDERMTIDNSHKKWKDKGTPGTTHWFSYAMNNYWHTNYKADQEGPVHYHYTLRPHEAFDAVENEKSATAFTQPLIAIPLKEKSPAGKSLFRMNNDNIVVTSVTPQEDKGFLIRLYNPSEKEQTAAFLWEQLKPSKITELKSGKVLSPDEKISLSGMDVIEIRIAL, from the coding sequence ATGTATAACAGGTATTTTATTTTGCTTGTATCTTTCCTGATAAGCAATATTGCATATGGTCAGAAAAAAGTGCCCTATTTTGGCAATATACAGCCTATAAACGGATACAACCGTGAAATAACGGGTGAAAACATCGATTATTTTTCTGCATTTCCGGATCATGCCACCCGTGCACTACTTACCCGTACCACGGATGGTGCAAAAACTATAGAATGGGAAACAGCTCCTGCACCACAAAAAAATACCGGCCCTTATGTATATTTCAGCTGGTTAGTTTCACATTCATCGGGAACCAGCGGAGGAATCCGAAATTTTGATCTGTACATCAATGATCAGAAAGCATTAACCCTCAGCACCTACCCTGCCAATCAACGTCCGGATTGGATTTCAAAAGCTGCTGACAGTACTGCTTTTGTATTCCATCAAACTAAAATGGACGGTCTGAAAGATTCTTATGGGATTGCATATCTGCGGGTTCCCATCAGTAAAATAACTCCAGGAAAACCTCTTCGTTTAAAGCTGGTAGGCCAGGCTCAAAACAGCCGGGATTGGTTTATGACTTATAAGTTTACTTTTGAGGAAAAAATAGACGCTTCTTCTACTCCCTTTATATTAAAAGACGGAAAACGCCTGATCAATCTTACTACTTTACATTTTGGTCCGGATCAGAAGATAACGGCAACAATAGATGGTAAAAACAATCATTCTTTCACTATGCCGGACGGAATCAAGACATTCGATATTCCTGTTACATTATCGTCTGAAGGAGGTGAGGTACAACTGGTCGTAACCTCAGGAAAAAAAGAACTTCTCCGAAAAAATATTGAAGCCGGAAAAGTAGTGCCCCGTACACTCTATTTCATCCATCATTCTCATACAGATGTAGGATATTCTCATCTGCAGGCCGAGGTAGAAAAGATTCATACCCAGAATATCTACGATGCCATCAAAATGGTTGAAGAAACCAAAAATCTTCCGGAAGAAGCCCGCTTCAAATGGAATGTGGAAGCCCTTTGGGATGTAGAAAACTTTATGAAAAATGCCAATGCTGAGGATAAAAAATCTTTTGTAAAAGCAGTAAAAGAAGGAGGAATAGGTCTTTCTGCCATGTACGGAAATATTTTGACGGGACTAAGCCAGCCGGAAGAACTTTTCCATTATACAGAATATGCCCAAAAACTTGAAAAAGAATTTGACTTAAAGATCAACAGTGCGATGATGTCTGATGTACCGGGATTTGCCTGGGCATTAGTTCCGGCCTTAACTTCATCCGGAGTAAAATATTTTTCCAGCGGACCTAATTATTTAGGAAAAACGAATCCTTATCTGGGTGACCGCGTAGGAAATTTTGTAAAAAACTGGGGTGATAAGCCTGTATGGTGGCAATCTCCCTCAGGAAAAGAAAAAATATTATTCTGGACTGCAGGAAGAGGATATTCTTCATGGCACGGTGTACATCCTGGAGCTGTATTTGAAACCGGACAGAAAAAAATTGCAGAGTATCTGAATGATCTTACCCAAAACAATTATCCTTATGATATGGTACAATGGCGCTATAATATTGTTGCAGATAATGGACCAATAGATCCTTCCGTTTCCAGATTTGTAGATGAATGGAATAAAAAATATACTTCACCTAAAATCATTTTGAGCACCAATGAAAAGATGTTTGAGGTATTTGAAAAAAAATATGGTGATCAGATTCCTGTAGTAAAAGGTGATATCAGCCCTTATTGGGAAGACGGTGCAATGTCTACCGCAAAAGAAGAGGGAATTAACCGGAACAGCAGCCTGAAGCTGCAGCAGCTTACAACACTTTATGCCATGCTGAACCCAGCTCAATATAATAACCAAAAGTTTTATGATGCCTGGAGAAATGTTATTCTTTTTCATGAGCATACATGGGGAGCATTCAACAGTATTACAGCTCCGGATCTTCCGTTCGTGGCAGATCAGTGGAAAGTGAAAAGACAGTTTTCTCTTGATGGAAATTCTCTTGCGGAAAAGTTAGAAAAAGAACTGTTGCAGCCTCTTACTGATCCTTCTTCCAAAACAATTGCCGTTTTCAACACCTCATCATGGACAAGAAGCGGTATGGTTACAATTCCGGAAACGGTTTTGGGAAATGCTGTACAGGATATTTCCGGAAATAAAATTCCTCTTCAGAAATTGCAGAACGGAACCATGGCCTTCTTGGCTAAAGATATTCCTGCATTAGGATCTGTAGTCTATACTGTCATCAAAAATAAAGCAGCAACACCAAGTTCTTTTACAATTACAAACACTGGGATTTCCAATGGAAAAGTGTCTTTGACGTGGGATCTTAAAACAGGAAGTATTACCCGCTTTACAGATAACAATTCAACAAATTATGCGGGAAGCTTCAATGATCAGGGATTGAACAGCTATTGGTATGTAGCAGGATCTGATCCCAAAGAAGCTGTATCAAATGCAGATGTAAAGGTAAAAGTACTGGAAAATGGTCCTGTGATCGCAAGGGTTTCAATTACATCAGAAGCTCCCGGAGCTAAAAAATTAGAAAGAATCATTACGCTTACGGCCGGAAGTGATGAAGTAGCGCTGGAAAATATTGTAGATAAAAAACCTGTCCGTACAAAAGAATCTGTTCATTTTGGTTTTCCCTTCAATGCCGATTTTAAAAATATCACCATAGATGCTGGTTATGGAACAATGAAATATCTTACAGATCAGCTTCCCGGCTCCAATATGGATTACTGGTACAGCCGCCGCTGGGTAGATGCATCCTCCGCACAAAAGGGAATGCAGTGGATGATGCTGGAAACCCCATTGATTGAACCAGCAGAAATGATTGATGAAAGAATGACTATTGATAACAGCCACAAAAAATGGAAAGATAAGGGAACTCCGGGAACGACTCACTGGTTCAGCTATGCGATGAACAACTACTGGCATACCAATTATAAAGCAGATCAGGAAGGGCCGGTGCATTATCATTATACGCTCCGCCCGCATGAAGCTTTTGATGCTGTAGAAAATGAAAAGTCTGCAACTGCTTTTACACAGCCTCTTATCGCTATTCCTCTCAAAGAAAAATCACCTGCAGGGAAAAGTCTTTTCCGCATGAATAATGATAATATCGTAGTGACAAGTGTTACCCCACAGGAAGATAAGGGTTTTCTCATCAGGCTTTACAACCCTTCTGAAAAAGAACAGACTGCTGCTTTCTTATGGGAACAGCTTAAACCATCAAAGATTACTGAGCTTAAAAGCGGGAAAGTATTGTCTCCCGACGAAAAGATTAGTTTGTCCGGAATGGATGTAATAGAAATCAGAATAGCTCTTTAA
- a CDS encoding TonB-dependent receptor domain-containing protein → MKLPISRLILGALFLFTQFISAQTLSKNQFKVKGNCEMCKTRIESAAKKAGAKTAVYSVDLQTLTLETDKVSTDDILQKVAEAGHDNEKFKAPDTVYNSLPGCCLYKRDLPSQAETHHEHHTSAKVSDKKEYEFYVRGNCASCKARIEKASKDAGATAAEWNAEKQTVTLNFDPSKTSSDKILKAIADAGHDNEKYKASDAVYNGLPGCCLYDREFTFGQPNPKVHYEEAAKHEDHNDNAISSAKEDHSQHEKSIDGVVVTGSKAATALSKKEAGLVFNIDKKELLKAACCNLSESFETNATVDVSFSNAVTGTKQLKMLGLDQKYTSLTKEQLPEIRGLASAYGLNFIPGRWIESIQLTKGGSTVTNGYESITGQINTELLKNAKTPETSLNLFADFNGRAEVNITNVSPINDKWSQTFLLHGNGTFGNTDMNNDGFLDRPKGTQINAAYLLNYNDLEKSGFGSHFGINFIRDERTAGQVGFDKKLGQDKQPFYGVGIDISRFQVWNKTGYVFKGKPYQSIGWMNQYVYHQQDSNFGLRNYAGQQHTYYSNLIFESIIGNTNHKYKAGASFLYDGYKETYLLNDLRRNEIVPGIFAEYTLTGLKYTLVAGSRVDFHNLAGTQFTPRLNFKYDFTPQTILRLSAGRGFRTANVFAESQQYFASNRAINILPNGGNIYGLRPEIAWNYGASLQQEFKLFGRKSSIIADFFRTDFQDQVLVDLDKSPQQLTFYNLEGKSFANSFQTQWDFMPVKNLEVRLAYKYYDVEADYIGGRREVPFMAKHRGFVNLAYSTNKSDKGGFWSFDTTLNWVGKQRLPDTSTNPAEFQLPTYSESYAVLNAQISRNFNKKIRAYLGGENLTSYYQKNAIVDFKNPFGNYFDGGMVYAPIMKANFYVGLDVTF, encoded by the coding sequence ATGAAATTACCTATTTCCAGGTTGATACTTGGTGCATTATTCCTATTTACACAATTTATATCTGCTCAGACACTTTCAAAAAACCAGTTCAAGGTAAAAGGGAACTGCGAAATGTGCAAAACAAGAATTGAAAGTGCCGCCAAAAAAGCAGGCGCAAAAACAGCCGTTTATTCTGTTGACCTGCAGACACTCACTTTAGAAACAGACAAGGTATCTACGGATGATATTCTGCAAAAAGTGGCTGAAGCAGGCCATGATAATGAGAAATTCAAGGCTCCGGATACAGTTTACAATAGTCTTCCGGGATGCTGCCTGTATAAAAGAGATCTGCCATCTCAGGCGGAAACACATCATGAACACCATACCAGTGCTAAGGTTTCTGATAAAAAAGAATACGAATTCTATGTAAGAGGAAACTGTGCATCCTGCAAAGCCAGAATTGAAAAGGCATCCAAAGATGCAGGAGCCACTGCTGCAGAATGGAATGCAGAAAAACAAACAGTTACTTTAAATTTTGACCCGTCAAAAACTTCATCAGATAAGATTTTAAAGGCTATTGCTGATGCAGGACATGATAACGAAAAATATAAAGCTTCAGATGCTGTTTACAATGGCCTTCCGGGATGCTGTCTGTATGACAGAGAGTTTACTTTTGGCCAGCCTAATCCAAAAGTGCATTACGAAGAAGCAGCAAAACATGAAGATCATAATGACAATGCAATCTCTTCAGCTAAAGAAGATCATTCTCAGCATGAAAAAAGCATTGATGGTGTTGTCGTAACAGGTTCTAAGGCAGCAACAGCTTTAAGTAAGAAAGAAGCCGGACTTGTTTTTAATATTGATAAAAAAGAACTTTTAAAAGCAGCCTGCTGCAATCTCTCTGAAAGTTTCGAAACCAATGCAACCGTAGATGTTTCTTTCAGTAATGCAGTTACCGGAACAAAACAGCTGAAAATGCTTGGTCTGGATCAGAAATATACCAGCTTAACTAAAGAACAGTTACCTGAAATCAGAGGACTTGCTTCTGCATATGGCTTAAATTTTATTCCGGGAAGATGGATTGAAAGTATCCAGCTTACTAAGGGAGGAAGCACTGTAACGAATGGTTATGAAAGCATCACAGGGCAGATTAATACTGAACTTTTGAAGAATGCGAAAACTCCGGAAACTTCACTGAACCTTTTTGCTGATTTCAATGGGAGAGCTGAAGTGAATATTACCAATGTCTCCCCCATCAACGATAAATGGTCACAAACTTTTCTTCTTCACGGAAACGGAACTTTCGGGAATACGGATATGAATAATGATGGTTTTCTGGACAGACCGAAAGGTACCCAGATCAATGCAGCGTATTTACTGAACTATAATGATCTTGAAAAATCAGGGTTCGGATCTCACTTCGGAATTAATTTTATCAGAGATGAAAGAACGGCAGGACAGGTTGGTTTTGATAAAAAACTTGGTCAGGACAAGCAGCCTTTTTACGGAGTAGGAATCGATATTTCGAGATTCCAGGTTTGGAATAAGACAGGATATGTTTTTAAAGGAAAACCTTACCAGAGTATCGGCTGGATGAACCAGTATGTGTATCATCAGCAGGATAGCAACTTCGGGTTGAGAAATTATGCAGGACAGCAGCACACTTATTATTCCAATTTAATCTTTGAAAGCATCATTGGAAATACCAACCATAAGTATAAAGCGGGAGCAAGTTTCTTATACGACGGTTACAAAGAAACCTATTTATTGAATGATTTGAGAAGAAATGAAATTGTACCGGGAATTTTTGCTGAATATACTTTAACTGGTTTAAAATATACTTTAGTAGCAGGTTCCAGAGTAGATTTTCATAATCTGGCAGGAACACAATTTACACCAAGACTTAATTTTAAATATGATTTCACACCTCAGACTATTTTAAGACTTTCTGCGGGAAGAGGATTCAGAACTGCGAATGTATTTGCAGAAAGCCAACAGTATTTTGCTTCAAACAGAGCGATTAATATTTTACCAAACGGAGGAAATATTTATGGTTTAAGACCTGAAATTGCCTGGAACTATGGTGCCAGCTTACAGCAGGAATTCAAATTATTCGGAAGAAAATCCAGTATCATCGCAGATTTCTTCAGAACAGATTTCCAGGATCAGGTATTGGTGGATCTTGACAAATCTCCTCAGCAGCTAACGTTCTATAATCTGGAAGGAAAATCCTTTGCGAATTCATTTCAGACACAATGGGATTTCATGCCTGTAAAAAATCTTGAAGTAAGACTTGCTTATAAGTATTATGATGTAGAGGCTGATTATATCGGAGGACGAAGAGAAGTTCCTTTCATGGCAAAACACAGAGGGTTTGTGAACTTGGCCTATTCGACCAACAAGAGTGATAAAGGAGGATTCTGGAGTTTTGATACTACTTTAAACTGGGTAGGAAAGCAAAGACTTCCTGATACTTCAACCAATCCGGCAGAGTTTCAGTTACCGACTTATTCGGAATCTTACGCGGTTCTTAACGCTCAGATTTCAAGAAACTTCAATAAAAAGATCAGAGCTTACTTAGGAGGGGAAAATCTTACTTCTTATTATCAGAAAAATGCGATTGTAGATTTTAAAAATCCTTTCGGAAATTATTTTGATGGTGGAATGGTATACGCACCGATTATGAAGGCAAACTTCTATGTAGGACTGGATGTGACATTTTAA
- a CDS encoding class I mannose-6-phosphate isomerase, whose translation MKSNFNKFPVIKIQNHTCVTGWENIFREIKKNTPKIIAIECYPGVFLQEIITSVQEFLNPEWIIDTSEAMKSEDDIAAMVQEYVTDDPVFGYITQLQMEDYFDSSKVFEIQQEIDKTKDYTVVIGPGATLLTSQPDITMYADMPRWEIQMRFRNNTACNLGRTNYTDAFSYQYKHAYFVDWRICDRYKKRILNTCHFVLDTTIPNQPKMISTEALFQALQQTVQQPFRVVPFFDPGPWGGQWLKEVCDLDRNAPNFAWGFDCVPEENSLLLGFGDQIVETPSINLVFFQPDALLGKEVYEGFGDEFPIRFDFLDTMEGGNLSLQVHPLKEYIKEKFGMSYTQDESYYMLDAGDDAFVYLGLKENVDPDRMMKALTAAQNDHLTFDAEEYVQKWPVRKHDHVSIPAGTVHCSGANSVVLEISATPYIFTFKLWDWGRMGLDGKPRPISLEHGKNVIQWDRTTSWTQKHILNLTEQVSEGEGWREERTGLDAWSFIETRRHWFTQKVHHHTEGIVNVLNLVEGREVIIESPDNRFEPYIIHYAETFIVPAHVGAYTITPHGESAGKECVTIKASVRTEMIAGKVLK comes from the coding sequence ATGAAATCAAATTTCAATAAGTTTCCTGTCATTAAAATACAAAACCATACCTGCGTAACAGGCTGGGAAAATATTTTCAGAGAAATTAAAAAAAATACGCCTAAAATAATTGCCATTGAATGTTATCCCGGAGTTTTTCTCCAAGAGATCATTACTTCTGTGCAGGAATTCTTAAATCCCGAGTGGATCATTGATACTTCAGAAGCAATGAAATCTGAAGACGACATTGCCGCAATGGTACAGGAATATGTTACAGATGATCCTGTGTTTGGCTATATCACACAGTTGCAAATGGAAGATTATTTTGATTCTTCAAAAGTATTTGAAATTCAACAAGAAATCGATAAAACCAAAGACTATACAGTAGTTATAGGGCCTGGAGCAACTTTGCTTACCAGCCAGCCTGATATTACCATGTATGCCGATATGCCACGATGGGAAATACAGATGCGTTTCCGAAACAACACAGCATGCAATCTGGGCAGAACCAATTATACCGATGCTTTTTCTTACCAATACAAACATGCTTATTTTGTAGACTGGCGCATATGTGACCGTTATAAAAAAAGAATTCTGAATACCTGTCATTTTGTTTTGGATACAACCATCCCTAACCAACCTAAAATGATAAGTACCGAGGCTTTGTTTCAAGCTCTTCAGCAAACAGTACAACAGCCATTCAGAGTAGTTCCCTTCTTTGATCCGGGGCCATGGGGCGGCCAATGGCTGAAAGAAGTCTGTGATCTGGACAGAAATGCACCCAATTTTGCCTGGGGGTTCGATTGTGTACCGGAAGAAAACAGTCTGTTATTAGGATTTGGAGATCAGATTGTAGAAACCCCATCCATTAACCTTGTATTTTTCCAGCCGGATGCTTTACTTGGAAAAGAGGTCTATGAAGGTTTTGGGGATGAATTTCCTATTCGTTTCGATTTTCTGGATACCATGGAAGGAGGAAACTTAAGTTTACAGGTACATCCATTGAAAGAATACATCAAAGAAAAATTCGGAATGTCTTATACTCAGGATGAAAGCTATTATATGTTGGATGCCGGAGATGATGCTTTTGTATATCTTGGGCTGAAAGAAAATGTGGATCCTGATCGTATGATGAAAGCGCTTACTGCAGCTCAAAATGATCACCTCACTTTTGATGCTGAAGAATATGTCCAAAAATGGCCCGTCCGCAAACATGATCATGTATCAATCCCAGCCGGCACTGTACATTGCTCGGGAGCCAATTCTGTAGTACTGGAAATAAGTGCTACCCCTTATATTTTTACTTTTAAACTCTGGGATTGGGGAAGAATGGGACTGGACGGTAAGCCCCGCCCCATATCTCTTGAACACGGCAAAAATGTAATACAGTGGGACCGCACCACTTCTTGGACCCAAAAGCACATCCTGAACCTCACAGAACAGGTTTCTGAAGGAGAAGGATGGCGTGAAGAACGTACCGGACTGGATGCCTGGTCATTTATTGAAACCCGAAGACATTGGTTTACCCAAAAAGTTCATCATCACACGGAAGGTATTGTGAATGTACTGAATCTGGTAGAAGGCCGTGAGGTCATTATTGAGAGTCCGGACAACCGCTTTGAGCCCTATATTATTCATTATGCTGAAACCTTCATTGTTCCTGCTCACGTGGGAGCTTATACCATTACGCCTCATGGCGAAAGTGCAGGTAAGGAATGTGTAACGATAAAAGCCAGTGTCCGTACAGAAATGATTGCAGGTAAGGTTTTAAAATAA
- a CDS encoding ROK family protein — MSKPVIAIDMGGTRIKTGIIQGDTVLSSASIDAHSGKGLRQRLPFIQETVENMLHQLGLSTADIAGLGIASPGIVDSIQKKILSIDKKFGDAPDIDLNKWCSKTFDLPFTIENDARSALLGEWKYGNAKNYDNVVLMTLGTGVGSAAIIEGQLLKGKHFTAGILGGHSVINYKGDSCNCGNKGCVETEASTWNLPAMARSHKNFIGSKLSESLAIDYELVFRLAEEGDITALQLRDQSLQAWSACAINLIHSYDPEVLVLTGGIMGSSSQIIPYIKQYIDTHAWTPWGKVHLTEGAFSGTAALLGIAHLVNH; from the coding sequence ATGTCAAAGCCAGTAATTGCTATAGACATGGGTGGAACCAGAATTAAAACAGGAATCATTCAAGGTGATACTGTCTTATCTTCTGCATCCATTGATGCTCATTCCGGTAAAGGTCTCCGGCAGAGACTTCCTTTCATACAGGAAACCGTGGAAAATATGTTACATCAACTTGGACTTTCCACCGCAGATATTGCAGGACTGGGAATAGCTTCTCCGGGTATTGTGGACAGTATTCAGAAAAAAATTCTTTCTATTGATAAAAAATTCGGAGATGCTCCTGATATTGACCTGAATAAATGGTGTTCAAAGACATTTGATCTTCCTTTTACTATAGAAAATGATGCCCGATCTGCATTATTGGGAGAATGGAAATATGGAAATGCAAAAAACTATGACAATGTTGTCTTGATGACATTGGGAACCGGAGTTGGAAGTGCTGCTATTATAGAAGGACAATTGCTGAAGGGCAAGCATTTCACAGCCGGCATATTGGGTGGACATTCTGTAATCAACTATAAAGGAGATTCCTGCAATTGTGGAAATAAAGGTTGTGTAGAAACTGAAGCTTCAACCTGGAATCTTCCGGCAATGGCAAGGTCACATAAAAATTTTATCGGAAGTAAACTGTCTGAATCTCTTGCTATTGATTATGAACTCGTTTTCAGACTTGCTGAAGAAGGTGATATAACCGCTTTACAGCTGCGGGATCAAAGTTTACAGGCATGGTCTGCATGTGCCATTAACCTTATCCATTCCTATGATCCGGAAGTCCTTGTACTGACGGGCGGAATTATGGGCAGCAGTTCACAGATTATTCCCTACATCAAACAATATATAGATACTCATGCCTGGACTCCGTGGGGAAAGGTACACCTTACAGAAGGAGCCTTTTCCGGTACCGCAGCTTTGCTCGGAATTGCACATCTTGTTAATCATTAA
- a CDS encoding GntR family transcriptional regulator, which translates to MNILTQDFTIDHNSKLPLHVQVEDLFRKLIQMEVYKKGALLPKEVDLANLWGVSRNTIRQATNKLENEGLIIRKKGIGTRVAEKKSLVTGLDHWYSFTREMHEKGIHVINQLLKTTMVQPNEEICNFFHCTPDKKIFKLSKLKGESSGDPIVYFESCFHPRIGIDKNDDFNMPLYSMLQEHHGVTVHRSRENISACQAGSVIGKKLKVPASFPVLKRERFVYDINGKPVEYNVGYYRSDKFTYTIDINKSPGK; encoded by the coding sequence ATGAACATACTAACTCAGGATTTTACAATTGATCATAACAGCAAACTCCCTCTGCATGTACAGGTAGAGGATCTTTTCCGTAAACTTATCCAAATGGAGGTTTATAAAAAGGGAGCTTTATTGCCCAAGGAAGTAGATCTTGCCAATCTGTGGGGAGTTTCCAGAAATACCATCCGCCAGGCTACTAACAAGCTTGAGAACGAAGGACTGATCATCCGTAAAAAAGGAATCGGAACCCGTGTTGCTGAAAAGAAAAGTCTGGTAACAGGCCTGGATCATTGGTACAGCTTTACCAGAGAAATGCATGAAAAAGGAATCCATGTCATTAATCAGCTGCTGAAAACAACTATGGTGCAGCCCAATGAAGAAATATGTAATTTCTTTCACTGTACACCAGACAAAAAAATATTCAAACTTTCAAAGTTAAAAGGAGAAAGCTCCGGAGATCCAATTGTATATTTTGAAAGCTGCTTCCACCCAAGGATAGGAATTGATAAAAATGATGACTTTAATATGCCGTTATACAGCATGCTGCAGGAACATCATGGAGTAACCGTACATCGTTCCCGGGAAAACATAAGTGCCTGCCAGGCTGGTTCTGTGATAGGAAAAAAACTGAAAGTACCTGCTTCTTTTCCGGTATTGAAACGTGAGCGTTTTGTGTATGACATCAATGGTAAACCTGTAGAGTATAATGTGGGATATTACCGTTCGGATAAGTTTACTTATACCATAGATATTAATAAATCTCCGGGAAAATAA
- a CDS encoding sugar porter family MFS transporter, giving the protein MSTNTSSNIIYKSTLVASVGGLLFGYDTAVISGAIGFMKIYYQLSDVMTGWVASCALLGCIIGAMYSGKLSDQVGRKKVLMLSALLFTISSVGTALASSLWIFVIFRIIGGMGIGIASMLSPMYISEMAPAAIRGRLISIFQLGIVTGILVIYFVNAYIAGIHDENWNISTGWRWMFGSGVIPSIIFILLLLTVPESPRWLAKQKRNTEALGILTQINGSTAAQEELMSINESLKDETPFSFSDIKEPKLKRALIIGILLAVFSQITGINAIMYYAPEIFKSTGVGSDSAFIQTILVGVINLIFTFVAIKYVDLWGRKKLLLLGISGMAACLFIVGFAFYAQQQGYLVLIAILGYIACFAMSLGPLTFVVIAEIFPTKARATAMSAATFFLWLAVFLVSQTFPVLIGTVGNAYTFWIYMTVAIITFFFIWKMIPETKGKTLEEIERNWEE; this is encoded by the coding sequence ATGTCAACAAACACCTCTTCAAATATTATTTATAAATCAACTCTGGTAGCTTCTGTAGGTGGTTTATTATTCGGCTATGATACTGCTGTGATCTCGGGAGCCATTGGTTTTATGAAGATTTATTACCAGCTTTCTGATGTGATGACTGGCTGGGTAGCTTCCTGTGCTTTACTGGGCTGTATCATCGGGGCAATGTATTCCGGGAAACTCAGTGATCAGGTGGGAAGGAAAAAAGTATTAATGCTTTCTGCCCTGTTATTCACTATTTCTTCTGTAGGAACAGCCCTGGCTTCCAGCCTCTGGATTTTTGTTATATTCCGGATTATTGGCGGCATGGGAATCGGGATTGCTTCAATGCTTTCTCCGATGTATATTTCAGAAATGGCTCCTGCAGCTATTCGGGGGCGTCTGATATCGATCTTTCAGCTGGGAATTGTGACAGGTATTCTTGTTATTTATTTCGTGAATGCTTATATCGCAGGTATTCATGATGAAAACTGGAATATTTCTACAGGATGGCGCTGGATGTTCGGATCGGGAGTGATTCCGTCAATTATCTTTATCCTGTTACTGCTTACCGTACCTGAAAGCCCTCGCTGGCTGGCAAAACAGAAAAGGAATACTGAAGCATTGGGTATTCTTACCCAAATAAATGGATCAACAGCTGCTCAGGAGGAACTGATGTCTATTAATGAATCTCTGAAAGATGAAACTCCATTTTCTTTTTCCGATATCAAAGAGCCGAAATTAAAAAGGGCCCTTATTATTGGTATTTTACTCGCTGTATTTTCACAGATTACGGGAATCAATGCCATTATGTATTATGCTCCTGAGATTTTCAAATCAACAGGTGTAGGATCAGATTCTGCATTTATACAGACCATTCTTGTAGGCGTTATCAACCTCATCTTCACTTTCGTGGCTATAAAATATGTAGATCTCTGGGGCCGGAAAAAGCTTCTTCTGCTGGGAATCTCCGGGATGGCTGCCTGCCTGTTTATTGTAGGTTTTGCTTTTTATGCTCAGCAGCAAGGATATCTGGTGCTCATCGCAATCCTTGGTTATATTGCCTGCTTTGCCATGTCATTGGGGCCTTTGACATTTGTTGTAATTGCTGAAATTTTCCCTACAAAAGCCCGTGCTACGGCAATGTCTGCAGCTACTTTCTTTCTTTGGCTTGCCGTATTTCTGGTGTCTCAAACTTTTCCCGTTCTTATCGGAACTGTAGGGAATGCCTATACGTTCTGGATTTATATGACAGTTGCTATCATTACCTTCTTCTTTATCTGGAAAATGATTCCCGAAACCAAAGGAAAAACATTGGAAGAAATAGAAAGAAACTGGGAAGAATAA